From the Saccharobesus litoralis genome, one window contains:
- a CDS encoding DUF3565 domain-containing protein, with product MIGAKSADNAVLETEREDYMLQPIIGYYKDEQGHWVAKLSCHHNQHVRHQPPFINRPWVTTPEGRNSKLGFELNCVKCERKAPKDF from the coding sequence ATGATTGGGGCGAAAAGCGCAGACAATGCCGTCCTAGAAACCGAGCGAGAAGACTATATGCTGCAACCCATTATTGGTTATTACAAGGATGAACAAGGTCATTGGGTTGCAAAATTATCCTGTCATCATAACCAACATGTTCGCCACCAACCGCCTTTTATTAATCGACCTTGGGTAACAACCCCAGAAGGACGAAACAGCAAACTGGGTTTTGAACTTAACTGTGTTAAGTGCGAGCGTAAAGCCCCTAAAGATTTCTGA
- a CDS encoding SGNH/GDSL hydrolase family protein, with the protein MTLSAKLKLANKIVFGLCMLAVSVFSCAAQFFEADNNHFQYTGRIDFTQAKQPLISFAGTSIKAKFTGNKLNIRLDDQRGENFFNVIINGNDQFPYVIQAKQGLHTYPVAHHLKDGIHTVEIYKRTEGHEGYSRFLGLELSDNAKLLPAPARPNRRIAFFGDSITSGMGNEAADNAGDKQLSEKNNYLSYASITARNLNAEHHTISLSGIGIMASWFDFTMPEYYDQVNGAGNNDSKWDFKQWTPDIVVINLFQNDSWLVHDPKRISPIPNDENIIQAYIKFVNTIRSKYPNKPVICALGSMDITKSNSKWPGLVKTAVKRIKQQDNTADINTLFFEFTGYKAHPRVHQHQRNADKLTKFIKQKLAW; encoded by the coding sequence ATGACACTAAGCGCTAAATTAAAACTCGCTAACAAAATCGTATTTGGCTTATGTATGCTTGCGGTAAGCGTTTTCAGCTGCGCGGCACAATTTTTTGAAGCCGATAACAACCACTTTCAATACACAGGGCGCATCGATTTTACCCAAGCCAAGCAACCGCTAATTAGTTTTGCTGGTACCTCGATTAAAGCGAAATTTACTGGCAATAAACTAAACATCAGATTAGATGACCAACGAGGTGAAAACTTCTTTAATGTCATTATTAATGGTAACGATCAATTCCCATACGTTATTCAAGCTAAACAAGGTTTACACACCTACCCTGTAGCCCATCATCTTAAAGACGGGATCCACACTGTAGAGATTTATAAGCGTACTGAAGGCCATGAAGGTTATAGTCGCTTTTTAGGGTTAGAGCTAAGTGACAACGCAAAACTGTTGCCTGCGCCTGCTCGTCCTAATCGCAGAATTGCCTTTTTTGGTGATTCGATTACTAGCGGCATGGGCAACGAAGCAGCGGATAACGCTGGCGATAAACAACTGTCGGAAAAGAACAATTACCTATCTTATGCATCCATCACCGCCAGAAATTTAAACGCCGAACACCATACTATCTCGCTAAGTGGTATTGGCATAATGGCCAGTTGGTTTGATTTCACTATGCCTGAGTATTACGACCAGGTAAATGGCGCGGGTAATAATGATTCAAAATGGGATTTTAAACAGTGGACACCGGATATAGTCGTGATTAACCTATTTCAAAATGACAGTTGGTTGGTACACGATCCCAAGCGCATTTCCCCTATTCCTAATGATGAAAATATTATTCAAGCCTATATCAAATTTGTGAATACTATTCGCAGTAAATACCCCAATAAACCCGTTATTTGCGCGCTAGGTAGTATGGATATCACTAAGTCGAATTCTAAATGGCCAGGATTAGTTAAAACAGCGGTTAAAAGAATAAAACAGCAAGATAACACTGCAGATATTAATACGCTCTTTTTCGAATTTACGGGTTACAAAGCTCACCCAAGAGTGCATCAGCACCAACGCAATGCCGATAAACTAACGAAATTTATTAAGCAGAAATTAGCGTGGTAA
- the dnaJ gene encoding molecular chaperone DnaJ → MSKRDLYEVLGVQKGASEREIKKAYKRLAMKYHPDRNPDESAKEKFSEIQQAYEVLTDDNMRARYDQYGHAGIDPQQGGFGGGGGAQDFGDIFGDVFGDIFGGGGGGRRQSRAQRGADLRYNLELTLEEAVKGKSVEIKVPTWVACDPCDGSGAKKGTQAQTCPTCHGQGQVQMRQGFFAVQQTCPTCHGKGKIIKDPCNVCSGQGRVQKSKTLSVKVPAGVDTGDRIRLAGEGEAGQHGAPAGDLYVQVSVREHSIFERDDNNLYCEVPIGFTTAALGGEIEVPTLEGKVKLKIPAETQTGRMFRMRGKGVKSVRGGAVGDLICKTVIETPVNLSEEQKDFLRQLEASTTHKHKPKEQGFFDGVKRFFDDLTS, encoded by the coding sequence ATGTCAAAACGGGATTTATACGAAGTCTTAGGCGTCCAGAAAGGCGCAAGCGAGCGTGAAATTAAAAAGGCCTACAAGCGCCTAGCTATGAAATATCATCCAGACCGTAACCCGGATGAAAGTGCCAAAGAAAAATTTTCTGAGATCCAACAAGCTTACGAAGTCTTAACTGACGACAATATGCGCGCCAGATATGATCAATATGGTCATGCGGGTATTGATCCACAGCAAGGTGGCTTTGGCGGCGGTGGCGGCGCACAAGACTTTGGAGATATTTTTGGTGATGTGTTTGGTGACATTTTTGGTGGCGGCGGTGGTGGCCGTCGTCAGTCGCGAGCGCAACGCGGTGCCGACTTACGTTACAACCTAGAGCTCACATTAGAAGAAGCGGTTAAAGGTAAATCAGTTGAAATTAAAGTGCCGACTTGGGTCGCTTGTGATCCATGTGATGGCAGCGGTGCGAAAAAAGGCACACAAGCGCAAACGTGTCCAACCTGTCATGGCCAAGGTCAAGTACAAATGCGCCAAGGCTTCTTTGCGGTACAGCAAACTTGTCCAACCTGTCATGGTAAAGGCAAAATTATCAAAGATCCGTGTAACGTATGTTCGGGTCAAGGTCGCGTGCAAAAGAGCAAAACCTTGTCTGTTAAAGTACCTGCTGGCGTCGATACAGGTGACCGAATTCGCTTAGCCGGTGAAGGCGAAGCAGGACAACATGGTGCACCAGCTGGTGACTTATATGTACAAGTTTCTGTGCGCGAACACTCAATCTTTGAGCGCGACGACAATAACTTATATTGTGAAGTGCCAATTGGCTTTACAACAGCCGCATTAGGTGGCGAGATTGAAGTTCCGACTTTAGAAGGTAAAGTTAAGTTGAAAATCCCAGCGGAAACGCAAACCGGCCGTATGTTCCGCATGCGTGGTAAAGGGGTTAAGTCAGTGCGCGGTGGCGCTGTCGGGGATTTAATTTGTAAAACAGTTATTGAAACGCCGGTTAACTTAAGCGAAGAACAAAAAGACTTTCTACGTCAATTGGAAGCTTCGACCACCCATAAACATAAACCGAAAGAGCAAGGTTTTTTTGATGGGGTTAAGCGCTTTTTCGATGACTTAACTAGCTAG
- a CDS encoding glycoside hydrolase family 27 protein, with amino-acid sequence MKINKGLFNINVICLGILIVVFSMTQVQASKAPELANSPPMGWNSWNHFACDIDEKLIKETADAMVESGLRDAGYQYVNMDDCWHGERDVNGFIQPDEKRFPSGMKDLADYVHARGLKFGIYSDAGLKTCAGRPGSQGYEYQDALQYARWGVDYLKYDWCNTGEGAAQRNPIEAYTTMSRALMDSGRPILLSICEWGDSKPWLWAKNVGHMWRTTGDIINCWDCEVGHGTWASKGILPILDQQDALRSYAGKNAWNDPDMMEVGNLPTLGENRAHFAMWAMLAAPLIIGTDVRQLDQPILDILLNREIIAINQDPLAIQGFRYYQDEKLEIWLKLLTGGDFALAFLNRSQQGVEHTLKFDLLDLEDSLHHWRSKFAENHYTIVDLWNGENSRDTRSALTVQIAPRDVQIYRFNKVK; translated from the coding sequence ATGAAAATTAATAAGGGTCTATTTAACATCAATGTTATTTGTCTTGGAATATTGATCGTAGTTTTCTCTATGACTCAGGTGCAAGCGAGTAAAGCACCTGAATTGGCCAATTCACCACCTATGGGGTGGAACAGCTGGAATCACTTTGCATGTGATATTGATGAAAAACTTATTAAAGAAACAGCTGATGCAATGGTTGAATCAGGTTTAAGGGATGCTGGTTATCAATACGTTAATATGGATGATTGCTGGCACGGGGAGCGAGATGTTAATGGCTTCATTCAGCCTGATGAAAAGCGTTTTCCATCAGGAATGAAAGACTTAGCAGATTATGTTCATGCTAGAGGGCTTAAGTTTGGCATATATTCAGATGCAGGTTTGAAAACGTGTGCTGGACGTCCAGGTAGTCAGGGTTACGAATATCAAGACGCATTGCAATATGCTCGTTGGGGCGTAGATTATTTAAAGTATGATTGGTGTAATACAGGAGAAGGCGCCGCGCAGCGTAACCCAATTGAAGCTTACACAACCATGAGTCGCGCATTGATGGATTCAGGTCGGCCAATATTACTTTCTATCTGTGAGTGGGGGGACAGTAAACCATGGCTATGGGCAAAAAACGTCGGGCACATGTGGCGAACAACTGGAGACATTATAAATTGCTGGGATTGTGAAGTCGGCCACGGTACTTGGGCATCAAAAGGTATATTACCTATTTTGGATCAGCAAGATGCACTGCGCTCTTATGCTGGCAAAAATGCTTGGAATGATCCTGATATGATGGAGGTTGGAAACTTACCTACGTTGGGTGAAAATCGCGCTCATTTTGCAATGTGGGCTATGTTAGCAGCGCCATTAATTATTGGTACTGATGTTCGTCAACTAGACCAGCCTATCTTGGATATATTGCTCAATCGCGAAATCATTGCGATTAACCAAGATCCGTTAGCTATTCAAGGCTTTCGCTATTACCAAGATGAGAAGCTAGAAATATGGCTAAAATTGTTAACTGGAGGTGACTTTGCACTCGCTTTTTTAAACAGAAGTCAGCAAGGCGTAGAACATACGCTAAAATTTGATTTACTCGATCTAGAGGATAGCCTCCATCATTGGCGCTCCAAATTTGCTGAAAATCACTACACTATTGTAGATTTATGGAATGGTGAAAATAGCAGGGATACTAGAAGTGCATTAACAGTTCAAATTGCCCCGCGAGACGTTCAAATATATAGATTCAATAAGGTTAAATAA
- a CDS encoding c-type cytochrome codes for MKTLKTLGVATTLLMGALSGQAMAADAAAGKAKAVMCAACHGADGKAQIPTYPNLAGQNEAYLVSAMNAYKKGERTGGQAAIMAGMAAPLSDADIANLAAYFASLK; via the coding sequence ATGAAAACACTTAAAACCTTGGGTGTTGCAACAACTTTATTAATGGGCGCATTATCTGGTCAAGCTATGGCGGCTGACGCTGCTGCTGGTAAAGCTAAAGCCGTTATGTGTGCGGCTTGTCACGGTGCCGACGGCAAAGCGCAAATCCCAACTTACCCAAATCTAGCAGGTCAAAACGAAGCTTATTTAGTTTCAGCCATGAATGCTTATAAAAAAGGTGAGCGCACAGGTGGTCAAGCGGCCATCATGGCTGGCATGGCAGCACCTCTGTCAGATGCTGATATTGCCAATTTAGCGGCTTATTTTGCATCTTTAAAATAA
- a CDS encoding TatD family hydrolase, protein MLVDSHCHLDRLKLDEFENGLDTVLANAEQQGVEHFLCVCVSLQDFNKMRDAVAGYNNVSISCGVHPLHQEDAAYTYDDLIALAADPSVVAIGETGLDFYYSPDSKAIQTESFRKHVRAAVELNKPLIIHTRDARQLTIDILREEGAEKVGGVLHCFTESLEMAQQAMELGFYISISGIVTFKNAKELQDTVRQIPLERLLVETDSPWLAPIPYRGKQNQPAYVKNVAQFVADLKGVSLEELAQVTTQNYYDLFALSKKV, encoded by the coding sequence TTGTTAGTTGATTCTCACTGTCATTTAGACAGACTAAAGTTAGACGAGTTTGAAAACGGGTTAGATACCGTATTAGCTAATGCTGAACAGCAAGGTGTTGAGCATTTTTTGTGTGTTTGCGTATCGCTGCAAGACTTTAATAAAATGCGTGACGCGGTCGCGGGCTACAACAATGTTTCGATCTCTTGTGGGGTGCACCCATTACACCAAGAAGACGCCGCCTATACTTATGACGATTTAATTGCGTTAGCCGCTGATCCCAGTGTCGTTGCCATAGGTGAAACAGGGTTAGACTTTTATTATTCGCCTGACAGTAAAGCGATCCAAACCGAATCTTTCCGTAAACATGTGCGCGCTGCAGTTGAATTAAATAAACCATTAATCATACATACGCGCGATGCACGGCAACTCACCATTGATATTCTGCGCGAAGAAGGCGCAGAGAAAGTCGGCGGGGTATTGCACTGCTTTACTGAATCGTTGGAAATGGCCCAGCAAGCCATGGAATTGGGCTTTTACATTTCTATTTCAGGCATTGTTACCTTTAAAAACGCTAAAGAGTTACAAGACACGGTACGGCAAATTCCACTCGAGCGTTTGCTAGTTGAAACCGATTCACCTTGGTTAGCGCCTATTCCTTATCGTGGAAAACAAAACCAGCCGGCTTATGTAAAAAATGTCGCGCAATTTGTCGCGGACTTAAAAGGTGTGAGCTTAGAAGAGTTGGCTCAAGTGACGACCCAAAATTATTACGATTTGTTTGCCTTGAGTAAAAAAGTCTAA
- the holB gene encoding DNA polymerase III subunit delta' has product MVNETYPWLESTLLNIGQQYQQGRLHHGLLIDANHGMGKLTLVKQLAQHLLCTAGQDRACGQCKSCHLFSQGNHPDYLLISDREANSVGVDAIRELVAKSQHKSQLGGNQVFVIDQSHKMTESAANALLKTLEEPNSQTYLLLTTTSVSHLLPTILSRCQIYKITAPTLQALQPWLQAKQVNIDDFAIAYQDMGQAPLCALELLADDYISQRQAFLNEFKQVLSGKICAMEFGVKAEETSLSFYYIWMMQALNKWLQVKSAQRQKAGFNHAQLYKIMDLYQAVLTSQKQNGLTGVNKKLNYQQLCHKIAQVNK; this is encoded by the coding sequence ATGGTTAACGAAACTTATCCTTGGTTAGAATCTACTCTGTTGAATATTGGCCAGCAATATCAACAGGGGCGTTTACATCATGGTTTACTGATTGATGCCAATCATGGCATGGGTAAACTGACACTGGTTAAGCAATTAGCTCAACACCTGTTATGTACGGCTGGTCAAGACAGGGCTTGTGGTCAATGTAAATCTTGCCATTTATTTAGCCAAGGCAATCACCCTGATTATTTGTTGATTTCAGATAGAGAGGCAAACTCTGTTGGTGTAGATGCCATTCGTGAATTAGTGGCTAAATCGCAACATAAGTCGCAGTTGGGCGGTAATCAAGTTTTCGTTATTGACCAAAGCCATAAAATGACGGAATCCGCGGCTAATGCATTACTTAAAACGTTAGAAGAGCCAAACTCCCAAACCTACTTATTGCTGACTACGACCTCTGTTAGTCATTTATTACCGACTATTTTGAGCCGTTGCCAAATTTATAAAATCACCGCACCCACTTTGCAAGCTTTACAACCTTGGTTACAAGCCAAGCAAGTTAATATTGATGATTTTGCGATAGCTTATCAAGATATGGGGCAAGCGCCGTTGTGTGCACTCGAGTTATTGGCTGACGATTATATTAGTCAACGCCAAGCGTTTTTAAATGAATTTAAGCAAGTCTTATCCGGTAAAATTTGCGCTATGGAATTTGGTGTTAAAGCTGAAGAAACTTCGTTGAGTTTTTATTATATTTGGATGATGCAAGCATTGAATAAATGGCTGCAAGTGAAAAGTGCACAGCGGCAAAAGGCGGGCTTCAATCATGCTCAGTTATATAAAATTATGGATTTGTACCAAGCCGTGTTGACCAGTCAAAAGCAAAACGGCTTAACTGGTGTCAATAAAAAACTGAACTATCAGCAACTTTGCCATAAAATAGCACAGGTAAATAAGTAA
- the dnaK gene encoding molecular chaperone DnaK, with translation MGKIIGIDLGTTNSCVAVLDGDKAKVIENAEGDRTTPSIIAYTAEGETLVGQPAKRQAITNPQNTLFAIKRLIGRRFEDKEVQRDVDIMPFKIVKADNGDAWVEAKGEKMAPPQISAEVLKKMKKTAEDYLGEEVTAAVITVPAYFNDSQRQATKDAGRIAGLEVKRIINEPTAAALAYGMDKKQGDNIVAVYDLGGGTFDISIIEIDEVEGEHTFEVLATNGDTHLGGEDFDNRLINYLVTEFKNEQGFDLKNDPLAMQRLKEAAEKAKCELSSSQQTEVNLPYITADATGPKHLNIKVTRAKLESLVEDLVQQSLAPLKQALADADLSVSDINDVILVGGQTRMPLVQKTVTDFFGKEPRKDVNPDEAVAAGAAIQGGVLAGDVTDVLLLDVTPLSLGIETMGGVMTPVIEKNSTIPTKKSQTFSTAEDNQSAVTVHVVQGERKQASLNKSLGQFNLEGIRPAMRGTPQIEVTFDIDADGILHVSAKDKDTGTEQKITIKASSGLSDEEVEAMVRDAEANSDADAKFEELVQARNQADGLVHATKKQIEEAGDELATNDKEAIETAVSALETAIKGDDKAEIEAKSQELITASAKLMEIAQAKAQAQGGPEATDAGAQQASPADDVVDAEFEEVNDDKK, from the coding sequence ATGGGTAAAATCATCGGTATCGATTTAGGTACAACCAATTCATGTGTTGCTGTTTTAGACGGCGACAAAGCAAAAGTTATTGAAAACGCCGAAGGCGATCGTACTACTCCTTCGATTATCGCTTACACAGCTGAAGGTGAAACATTAGTTGGTCAGCCAGCGAAGCGTCAGGCGATCACTAACCCACAAAATACGTTATTTGCTATTAAGCGTCTTATTGGCCGTCGTTTTGAAGATAAAGAAGTTCAACGCGATGTAGACATCATGCCATTCAAAATTGTTAAAGCTGACAATGGCGATGCATGGGTAGAAGCCAAAGGCGAAAAAATGGCACCACCGCAAATTTCTGCTGAAGTTCTTAAGAAAATGAAGAAAACAGCAGAAGATTACTTAGGTGAAGAAGTGACAGCGGCTGTTATTACAGTTCCGGCTTACTTTAACGATTCACAACGTCAAGCTACTAAAGACGCGGGTCGTATCGCAGGTTTAGAAGTTAAGCGTATTATCAATGAGCCAACTGCTGCTGCCCTTGCTTACGGCATGGATAAAAAGCAAGGTGACAACATTGTTGCAGTATACGACTTAGGTGGTGGTACATTCGATATTTCAATTATTGAAATTGATGAAGTTGAAGGCGAGCACACATTTGAAGTATTAGCGACTAATGGTGACACTCACTTAGGTGGTGAAGACTTTGATAACCGCTTAATCAACTACTTAGTGACTGAATTTAAAAACGAGCAAGGCTTTGATCTTAAAAATGATCCATTAGCAATGCAACGTTTGAAAGAAGCTGCTGAAAAAGCTAAGTGTGAACTATCATCTTCACAACAAACTGAAGTTAACTTACCTTACATCACAGCTGATGCAACAGGTCCTAAGCACTTAAACATTAAAGTAACCCGTGCTAAGTTAGAGTCTTTAGTTGAAGATTTAGTCCAACAATCTCTTGCGCCACTTAAGCAAGCTTTAGCAGATGCAGATTTATCAGTTAGCGACATCAACGACGTTATCTTAGTTGGTGGTCAAACACGTATGCCATTAGTGCAAAAAACCGTGACTGACTTCTTTGGTAAAGAGCCTCGTAAAGACGTTAACCCTGATGAAGCCGTAGCCGCAGGTGCAGCGATTCAAGGTGGTGTATTAGCAGGTGACGTAACGGACGTATTATTACTAGACGTTACACCATTATCACTAGGTATCGAAACCATGGGTGGCGTAATGACACCTGTAATTGAGAAAAACTCGACTATTCCGACTAAGAAGTCACAAACTTTCTCAACAGCTGAAGATAATCAATCAGCGGTAACAGTACACGTTGTACAAGGTGAGCGTAAACAAGCGAGCTTGAACAAATCGTTAGGTCAGTTCAACCTTGAAGGTATTCGCCCAGCAATGCGTGGTACCCCACAAATTGAAGTGACGTTCGATATTGATGCGGATGGTATTTTACACGTATCTGCCAAAGATAAAGATACGGGTACAGAGCAGAAGATCACCATTAAAGCGTCTTCTGGTTTAAGTGATGAAGAAGTCGAAGCAATGGTTCGCGACGCCGAAGCTAACTCTGACGCAGACGCTAAGTTTGAAGAATTAGTTCAAGCGCGTAACCAAGCCGATGGCCTTGTTCATGCAACTAAGAAGCAAATCGAAGAAGCTGGTGATGAGTTAGCGACTAACGATAAAGAAGCGATTGAAACAGCGGTATCTGCGTTAGAAACAGCGATCAAAGGTGACGACAAAGCAGAGATTGAAGCAAAATCTCAAGAGTTGATCACAGCATCGGCTAAATTAATGGAAATCGCTCAAGCGAAAGCACAAGCTCAAGGCGGTCCAGAAGCGACTGACGCCGGTGCACAACAAGCGTCTCCTGCTGATGATGTAGTCGATGCTGAGTTTGAAGAAGTTAATGACGACAAAAAATAA
- a CDS encoding PilZ domain-containing protein, whose translation MEAIPLEFRSVQDLYKSYMAFLPEGGLFIETSRQYEMEYELELDVLVPNAIDSLKVTGKVCWINPVSASSATPQGIGVVFTEDKQHLKDRIETMLGGLLNSSEPTFTM comes from the coding sequence ATGGAAGCTATCCCTCTGGAATTTAGAAGCGTTCAAGATTTATACAAAAGTTATATGGCATTTTTGCCAGAAGGCGGCTTGTTTATTGAAACCAGTCGTCAGTACGAAATGGAATACGAGCTTGAATTAGATGTGTTAGTGCCTAATGCGATTGATAGCTTAAAAGTTACGGGAAAGGTCTGTTGGATTAACCCAGTTAGCGCTTCTAGTGCCACCCCACAAGGTATAGGTGTGGTATTTACCGAAGACAAGCAGCATTTAAAAGATCGCATAGAAACCATGCTCGGCGGTTTATTAAATTCCAGCGAACCGACCTTTACTATGTAA